One genomic window of Branchiostoma floridae strain S238N-H82 chromosome 4, Bfl_VNyyK, whole genome shotgun sequence includes the following:
- the LOC118414853 gene encoding uncharacterized protein LOC118414853: MGKLTVEATGKTGPEDPPPYPLEPLPTKPGLQTNIVMPEAVPGYPPTRPRRCPKKCKTIALVTVCVVLVVALVILGVKLAKKHKMAEKHGCRDRGEEGPMGDDDCEEMEDMDEMDDEEEQSDGQDGDRGEQNPNRRSHDCIGESNYCL; this comes from the exons ATGGGCAAGCTGACGGTCGAGGCTACAGGAAAGACAGGCCCAGAGGACCCGCCTCCCTATCCTTTGGAGCCACTCCCAACCAAGcctggtctccagactaacATCGTGATGCCAGAGGCGGTGCCTGGGTATCCACCG ACTCGCCCCAGACGGTGCCCGAAGAAGTGTAAGACCATCGCCCTGGTTACCGTCTGTGTGGTGCTGGTGGTGGCGCTGGTCATCCTCGGGGTCAAGCTGGCCAAGAAACATAAGATGGCCGAGAAACATGGCTGCAGAGACCGTGGAGAGGAAGGGCCCATG GGGGATGACGACTGCGAAGAGATGGAGGACATGGATGAGATGGACGATGAGGAAGAGCAGTCGGATGGGCAAGACGGAGATCGCGGCGAGCAGAATCCTAATCGTCGCAGCCATGATTGCATTGGAGAATCTAATTATTGCTTATAA